AATTTTTGACCCTTGGGAACGATCGCACGTTTAAATCCTAGTTTAGCTGCTTCTTTGAGGCGTAGTTCCATTTGGGAAACTGATCGCACCTGTCCACCTAAGCCGACTTCGCCTATCAATACTGTACCTGGGTCAACGATGCGATCGCGGAAACTGGCGACAATGGCAATGGCGATACCTAAATCGACGGCTGGTTCTTCTACATTTAACCCCCCAGCCGAGGCGACGTAGGAGTCTAGTTTCGACATGGGTATCCCGACGCGCTTTTCTAAGACGGCGAGTATCTGCACTAGGCGATTGTAATCTATACCAGTACCCGCCCGTCTGGGGGATGGGTAACTGGTAGGGCTGACTAAGGCTTGTAACTCAACTACAATGGGGCGTGTACCTTCGCAGGCGACAACGAGCGCAGTACCCGGTGCAGGATCATCACGGTTGCCTATAAATAACTCGCTGGGGTTAGAGACTTCACGGAGTCCGTTCTGCACCATTTCAAAAATACCGATTTCGTGAGTTGCACCGAAGCGGTTTTTGACTGTACGTAATAACCGATGGGAGGCGAAGCGATCGCCTTCAAAATACAGTACTGTATCTACTAAGTGTTCTAAAACTTTCGGCCCGGCGATCGCCCCTTCCTTGGTGACGTGTCCAACAATCAACATGGTGATGTCTTCGTGTTTCGCCACCTTCATCAAGGCGGCTGTACATTCCCTTACTTGAGCAACTGAACCGGGTGCAGAGGTAAGGGCAGGGAAAAATACGGTTTGAATACTGTCGATTACTGCCACATTGGGTTTAAGTGAATCGACTTCTCGTAAAATTTCTTCTAAATCTGTTTCTGGTAAGACGTATAAATCAGCACCTACACCTTCAGCTATTGATAATTGAGGTGTTTGTTCTGACTCCTCACCATCTTCTCCGACAACGTTTAAGGTTTTTGCTACACCTAAGCGAGAAGCTCTTAATTTTACTTGCTGTCCTGATTCTTCACCAGTTACATAAAGGATACGATATCTCTGCGCTAATTGGTTTGAGACTTGTAATAATAAGGTAGATTTACCAATACCAGGATCACCGCCAATTAACACCATAGAACCCGGAACTACGCCACCGCCAAGCACCCGATCGAGTTCTCCATAGCCAGATTCCCAACGGGCAATTTGGCGATCGGTTATTTGGTCAAATGTTAATGAAGCGCGCGGTTTTGCTGGCTTGACTGCTTTTCCATTATTTTGGGCTGCGTGCCAACCACTGACACCTCCTTTAGGTACATCTACGGAAGATTGAATGGTAAGTTGTTCTTCTAGGGAGTTGTAAGTACCACAAGCTGGACACTTACCAAACCATTGGGGAGATTCAGCACCACATTCGTTACAAATGTAAAAGGTTTTTGGCTTTGGCATTCTTAATTCTTAACTAATATTAAATATCTTAATTTTTGCTTAATTATTGCTCAGATTGAAAATCCCATAAATAGTAGGGTTAGAGCATTTTCCAGATCATTTGAGGGAATGATATCTTAATATTATGGTATTAAAAATTAATCATGAAAATTTTAGTTAAGGAGCGTTGAGAAACTTGGAAACTCATAAAGAAAAAATCCTGGTAGTAGACGACGAAGCCAGCATTCGCCGGATTTTAGAAACGCGCCTTTCAATGATTGGCTACGATGTAGTGACAGCTGGCGACGGCGAAGAAGCTTTAGATACTTTCCGCAAATCTGATCCCGACTTGGTAGTTCTGGATGTAATGATGCCAAAGCTCGATGGCTACGGTGTTTGTCAAGAATTACGTAAAGAATCAGATGTCCCTATCATTATGCTAACAGCCTTGGGGGATGTTGCCGATCGCATCACTGGGTTAGAATTAGGTGCTGATGACTACGTAGTTAAACCATTCTCCCCCAAAGAGCTAGAAGCGCGGATTCGCTCTGTATTACGTCGGGTAGATAAAACTGGTGCTTCTGGTATCCCTAGTTCGGGAGTGATTCATGTTGGTAATATCAAAATCGATACCAACAAGCGCCAAGTTTACAAAGGTGATGAGCGTATCCGCTTAACAGGCATGGAATTTAGTTTACTAGAGTTGCTAGTCAGTCGCTCTGGCGAAGCCTTTTCCCGGTCAGAAATTTTACAGGAAGTATGGGGTTACACTCCAGAACGCCATGTAGATACCCGCGTAGTAGATGTACATATCTCCCGCCTGCGAGCAAAGTTAGAAGATGATCCCAGTAACCCAGAATTAATACTCACCGCACGGGGTACTGGCTACTTGTTTCAACGCATAATTGAACCAGGAGAAGAGTAGAAATTGTTGACTGTTGACTGTTGACTAATGACTAATGACCAATGACTAATGACAAAATCTGATCCTAATCGAGTTTTACGGCGCTTACCTCTAGTGGTTGGAGGACTAGGCGCTACACTTTTGCTGATTAACCGTTTGTTAACACCGGAAATCACCAATTCCCAAGCCAGAGGTGATGTATTGGGGGTGATTTTGAGTGCCGTACTGATTTTAACGGGTTTAATTTGGCAACAGGTGCAGCCGCGATCGCCGGATGCAGTAGAACTAATTGGTGAAGAAGGTTTTGAGTTAGCAGCAGATTTACCAGAAGCCGTGAAAACAGAACTAGCTTGGGCATCCCATTTGTTATTGACTAATACGGTAACGCGATCGCTAGTGGTTTACTATCAAGGCAAAGTTTTGTTACGTCGCGGTATTCTGGCTCCCAAAGCAGAAGTCACACCAGGGCCAATTGTCAAAATGGTTTTGGAAAAACAAAAACCTATTTATTTAGTAGCTTTAAATGTCTACCCAGGACGGATTGAATTTGATTATTTACCTGAAAATACCCAAGGTGTAATTTGCCAACCAATTGGTGAGCAAGGATTATTAATATTAGGAGCTAATGCGCCTAGAAGTTATACCAAACAAGACGAAAATTGGGTAGCTGGAATTGCAGATAAATTAGCAGTCACGCTCCAATCAATAAATAGTAAACCCTAAAAACTCTCAAATGCTGTGCGTCTGTGCGTGAGATGATCTCTTCCCCAGCCTAAATTACTATGATAACAACGCCACAACTTGTAGAAACAAGAACCGTATTACAAAACATTAGTTGGCAAACATTCAAAGCAATATTGGCTGATATGGGAAATGGAAGAAACTCCCGACTTACCTATGACAACGCAATAGTAGAAATAATGACCCCACTCATGCCGCATGAGAACTCTAATCGCTTAATTGAAGGTTTTATTCTCGTGCTATGTGAAGAATTAGGCTTAGAGGTTAAAAGTACAGGTTCACTCACCTTAATAAGAGACGATTTAGAAAAAGGTGCAGAGCCAGATAGTAGCTATTATATTCAGAATGAATTTTTAGTTAGAGATAAAGAAAATATTGATTTAGATAAAGATCCCCCACCAGATTTAGTATTAGAGATAGATTTCTCTAGACCTAAAATCGATAAATTATCTCTTTATGCGGCGATGGGTATCCCTGAGTTTTGGCGATATAACGGGACTGTATTGCGAATCTATACTCTATCAGCTAATAAATACTCAGAAGTAGAATTTAGTCCTACTTTTGTTCCAGTCAAGATAAGAGACATTCCTCAATTTATCCAAGAAAGCAAAAAAATAGGACAAATAGCAGCAAAAAATGCCTTTCGTACTTGGGTAAGACAGCAAATTTCTAATGCACAGGCACATAGTTAAATCGAAATAAAAAATAAACAAATTATGCAAATTATTTATTGGTTACTGATTGCTGTCATGCTTGTAGGAATTGTTGGTGCAGTGGTTCCAGCGATTCCAGGAACAAGTTTAATTTTAATTGCAATTATTATTTGGGGAATTGTGAGTAGTTCTTTTGCAGCAATTAAAATTCCCTTAATTGTTACGGCAATTGTTTTAATTTTAAGTATCGGAGTTGATTTCCTGGCAGGGTACTTAGGCGCAAAACAAGCAGGTGCTAGTAAGTGGGGACAAATTGGCGCATTTGTTGGTTTGTTGTTGGGATTTTTCGGATTATTACCAGCTTTACCCTTTGGCGGCCCCTTGTTAGGTATTTTATTTGGGCCTTTATTGGGTGCAATTGTTGCCGAATATATTTACCGAAGAGAATTTTGGTTAGCGGTGAAGGCTGGTGTCGGTATTATTGTAGGTACTTTGGTAGGTAACTTAATTCAAGGAGTGTTGGCGATCGCGGCAGTTGCGGTATTCTTGTTGACAACGTGGTCACAAGTATTTGGTGGTTAGATGTCATTTGATAATCTTTGCAAGCTGTTATCAGAAAAATATCCCCAAAACTTTGCAAGTTGGGTTTTAGGAACACCGCAAACAAGTGTGAAAGTTCTCAAAACCGAATTAAGCATTGAACCAATACGCGCTGATTACGTCACCTTCTTACAATTGGAAGGACGTATTCTCCATCTAGAATTTCAAACCAAACTTGAATCAACACCCCCATTACCTCTGCGGATGTTGGATTATTGGGTGAGGTTATATCGTTTGTATCGTCTACCAATCACTCAAGTTGTGGTTTTATTGCTTCCTCCCGCACCAGACACAGTGATTGAAACTGTTTTTTCAGTAGAAAATACACGTCATGAATACAGAGTAATTCGGATGTGGGAGGAAAACTCAGAACTATTTCTCAATGACTCAGCTTTGTTACCATTAGCACCACTCACAGCAACAACTCAGCCACAAGTTTTACTACAACAAGTTGTGCAACAAGTTAATCAACTTGAACCTACACAACGCTCAGAAATATCTGCTTATACTCAAATATTAGCAGGGTTAAAATATAAAAAAGACTTGATTAAACAACTATTCCGGGAGGGAATGATGCGCGAGTCAGTCATTTATCAGGAAATTTTGGCTGAAGGTGAACAGCGAGGCGTACAAATAGGTGAGCAGCGAGGCGAACAGCGTGGTATACAAAGAGAGCGATCGCTTATTCTACGACTACTAAGAAAACAGGTGGGAGAATTACCTCAAGATGTGAGCGATCGCCTGGAAACTTTATCCTTAGAACAATTAGAAAATCTGGGCGAAGCACTGTTAGATTTTACTAGCTTGGCTGATTTGCTTTCGTGGTTAGATACTCATTCCGGGAGGGAATAGTGCGCGAGTCAGTCATTTATCAGGAAATTCTCGCCGAGGGTGAACAACGAGGCGAACAGCGAGGTTTACAAAGAGAGCGATCGCTTATTCTGCGACTATTACAAAAACGGGTGGGAGAATTACCTCAAGATGTGAGCGATCGCCTAGAAACTTCATCTTTGGAGCAATTAGAAAATCTGGGCGAAGCACTTTTAGATTTTACTAGCCTGGCTGATTTATTCTCGTGGTTAGATACCCATTCCGGGAGGGAATAGTGCGCGAGTCAGTGATTTATCAGGAAATTTTGGCTGAGAGTGAACAACCAGAGCGATCGCTCAATACTAGGGGAATTTAATTTAAGGGGTGTTGGCGATTGCATCTTTGGTGGTATTCTTATATACGAAGTTTTCATAAGTATTCTTTTATTTAAAAACTTTAACAGAGAATTTACTTTTACTGTCAATCCGTATGTTTTTAGCCTTCAGCAAAAAAGATAAATTTTAACAAAATGTAAATAAATTAACATCCACTTAAACAAATTTGGTGATTATATATTTTAATATACTGAGTAATTATGTACTTATACCGTAAATACGTAAGCATTTAATGAGTATCTGTAACTTAATATACTCAACTATAGTCTAAAAACACTATGAACGTTATCTCTAAAACAAGTTTTTTTAAACGAGCAATTGCAACATTTGCATCTTTGCCTGTAGCTGCTAGTGTATCGATATGTACTGATAATGCCCAGGCTGCTGTCTTGCAAGGCGAATTTATATTATATCCTGGTTACACTATTGGGTTTGGTAGTAGCAATGCTACCCTAACAAAAAATTTCTTAAGTTTCGCACCTAAACCAATAACACCAGTTAATATTATTGTTCAGACCGGAAATTTTTTAAGATTTAATACAGGTAATATTACGAACAATATTACTTTTGGGACTCTTGTTGGGCATGAAAGCTTATTTCTTGATCTCGGTTCAATTCCTGGCGGTGATGTAATTTCACCTAATACTGATACAAGCTCTTTGACGGATAGAAAAAATACTTTCAATCTCACTAATAGTACTTATCGACTTATTCCAAGTCTTACAAGTACTGTGGTTGAGGTTTCGCTTTCGGGGTTCTTCAAGGGTGATAATTCTGATGAAACAACAAATGGCTTTGGATTGCTAACCTTCGTAATCGGCAATAAAACAATTTTTGATGTTCAACAAGTACTTGCTACAGATGGTAGTATTTCAGACTTAAATTTCACTGGTATCGTTTTTACATCTGTATGTGGAGACTGCGGAACTATTCCAGAACCAGCGACAATATTTGGATTGGGGTTAGTCGCTGGGGTAATGGCTGTATCTCGCTGTGTCAAAAACTCAGCTTAGTAAACTTATCTTTATCGATTAGGTTGAATCTGAATTACGTCTTTAAACTCTTGTAATTTCATACATAATCTCAAAACTATCATTTTGATAATACCTAGAACTCCTTAGAGTATGTCTGAAAATCTATGAGGAGGTAATTAGCATTGTTTACAAAATCTTTTTTCTAAGTAGAAATACAAAGAACATTTAGTTTGAGAGTGAAGAGTTTGTAAAGTCGCATAGATGATGTTGCATACCCCCACATACTTATGTAATTCTACTATTAGGTAACAAATACAGTAATTTTCTGCACATAGCGTACTTTATATATTTACTGTGTAAGGTACGTAGTCTGAAGCTAGTGTTTAACTAACATTCAAGACATAATTTCAGTTTCCTCTACTTTTATTAGGAGCCTATGATGGTCATCTGTAAATCTAACTTTTTTAAAGGAGCAGTTGCAATATTAGCTGCTGCACCCGTAGCTGCTGCTGGTGTATTTACCTCTGCTAGTTCTGCTCAAGCTGCTCAGTTGGTAGGTGAATTCTCTTTTGCCAGTGATCCTACTGTTTCTGCAACGATAAAATCAGACTCTGTTACATTCACAAACCCAAAAACGTTTTCCATCAATACGGGTTTATCCACTGGTAACTTTACTGGTTTCACAAGTGGTACCATAAATAACATTACCAGCTTTAGTGCTGGCACATTTGTTAATCCTTTTCTAACTTTGCTTGGTGGTACCCTTAGTGGTAGTACTTTTATTGGAGAGGCTGCCTCATACAGTGTTAGACAAGCTGCTACAAACTTAGTAGCTATCGATATTACAACTACAGGAAAATTTAAGAATGTTCTTACGAATGAGTTGTCCAACGGTGAAGGGATTTTAACCTTACAAACAGGTGGTAGAGGTCTTACAGCCGCCGCTATTAGTTCCTTACTTGCAGGTGGAGGTTCAGTTACAACGACTTTTTCCGGCTTCTACTTTGGTACTCCAACAGCAACTCCTACCCCTGAACCAGCTACTATGCTAGGACTAGGGTTAGTCGGTGTAGGTGTGGCTATGTCTCGTCGTCGCAAAACTCTTGCTTAAGAATGCCCTAAATTTTAAAAAGTTGCTTTTAAAATAAAAAGCAACTTTTATATAATTCCTTGGTTTAGCTAGATTAATCCTAGTTAAATCAATTTTTTTAGTTTTAATTGGGTAAGTTTCACCTACCAAAATTGGTATTTTTTAATCAGTCTTCCTAAGCTATAACAACCCCATAATTAAAAGACTTGCTAAACTCTTCAAAAGACAGGTCAATGAATCCATCGTTAGTACCACTTATTGTTCTACCATCTACACCCCAAGGATTACGCACTACAAATCTTTTTTCACCATTAGTACTAGTATAAACATTTGTCACTGAGTAAGCGTGGTCGCCTACAATATAGGTTGTACCACTGCCTATTGTGGCTGTAGTTACAGCCTTGCCATTAGCTAGAGCTGCGTCAATAGCAGAAAAACAATTAATGTTTGTTGGATCAGCAGTAGTAAATTTATTTCCAGTAATAAACTGAAGAGGACGAGAAAGCGAATCACCGTTCCCAATAAGGTTATAACCAGCCTTGCCGTCTCTCCATTCACGCCATTGAGCATAAGCTTTTTCAACTAAAGCCACCCAAAGAACATTATTATTTCTTTTAGCAGCTACACTGGTAGCGATACGACGATCAACTGTCACATATTGTGCTTCACCAGGCTCGAAAATTGTAGTTGAGTAAAAACGTACAGTATAAGTATTATCTCCATTATCTGTAATCATATTATTGATAACAGAACTAGACTTGTTGCCAGAATCATCAGATTGACGACCAAAAGTTGCACCTAAAGCTGCTAAAAATGCACAATCACCTAAACCGCCTTGGTCAATATCACCAATTCGCGCTTCGTTAGCAGTGCCAAAAAGAGTACCTTGCACGACAGTATAGGTAAGATTTTTACCATTGAACACAGGTGTCGGTGCAACCGTACCCAAAAACCACTGACCAACTTTAGACTCAAAATTACTAGCACTCATATCTACAGTTGCACTATTAGCAACCTGTGTAGAGAGCCACTTCACAGGGTCTTGCAAAGTAAAAGGAGTGCTAGTACCCAACAATGTTTTGAGGTCTTTTACCTCATTAGCATCAATTGCAGAATTATCTTCTACATTTCTAAAGATACTCAGCATATCCTGACGGCTTAAAAGACCGTCGGTTGCTAAGTTGCGTGTCAATGTAATGAGTTGTTGGTCGAGAATATTTTTGCTAAACCAATCGTCAACAGCAGTATCAGTAGCAGTATTAGTAGCAGCTGTTGTTAGTGTAAATGTCTGTTGGATTGTATTACTAGCAGCACCAGTCTTGTCATAGGCTATGCCTTGGAGACTATAAGTACCATCTGCGAGATTTAAGCTACCTAAAGACAAGCTGTAGTTGAAACTCGCTTTATTTGCATTACTAGAATCAGCAGTAAAGCTAGTAGCATCAGCCACATTCAACCATGTTCCGTCTGCTTTTTGAATACGGAAATCTACTCTGGATAGGTCACTGACACCATTGCTATCTGATACCCAAGCACTATTGACACTGAGGGTATCTGTTGGGTTGAGGCTGGTATTATCGAGCTTAAAATCGAGTGAAGTTGGTGCAAAATTCTCAAATATTTTGAGATTGTAATTAGTAGTGCCAGCTTGTGAATAGACTCTAATGAAATAATTACCACTATCTAGAGTTGTACGAATCGATTCACTGTTGCTTCCTGTTTTGTAAGAACCAGTGATAACCTCACCGCCATCAAATAAACCATTGCTGTTAGCATCTCTAATGATCTGTACATCTGCGTTAGCACTCAAGCCATCAACAGCGATATTCAGATTACCACGAGCATTCAGACTAAAACTATAGAAATCATTGATGTTGGTTGAATCTACCTTATCTGTGAAGGTCTGAATATTAACAGTTGGAGAGATTTTTTTATCTGTAGTTAATGTCAGCCCAGGATTATCAACATTCAAACCTAAGCGTACTGTATTACTAGCAGCACCAGTCTGGTCGTAAGCTATGGCCTGAAGAGTATAAGTACCAGCTGTTAGATTCAAGCTATTGAGAGAGAGACTGTAGCCAAAACTCGCTCTGTTGGAATTGTTAGGGTCGGCGGTAAACGTATTAGCATCAGCTACATCTATCCAACTTCCGTTAGCTCTTTGAATGCGGAAATCCACTCTGGATAGGTCGCTAACACCGTTACTATCTAATACCCAACCACTATTGATAGTGAGGGTATCAGTTGCTTTGAGGCTTGTACTGTTGAGTTTAAAATCTAGAGAGGTTGGAGCAAAGTTTTGAAAGACTTTAAGATTGTAGTTAGTATCGCCAGTGTTAGAATAAACCCTAATGAAATAGTTTCCGGCATCTAGAGTTGGGCGAAGCGATTCACTGCTACTTCCTGTCCTGTAAGAGCCACTGATAACTTCGCCGCTATCAACTAAACCATTGCTGTTAGTGTCCTTAATTAACTGCACATCTGCATTAGCGCTCAAACCATCAACAGCAATATTCAGACTACTCCGAGCGGATAAACTAAAACTATAAAAATCATTAGGGTCAGTTGAGTCTACCCGGTCTGTGAAAGTTTGAAGACTAGAAGATAAGGTGAGTTTTCTAGCAGTAGTTAGTGTGTTACCCGCATTATCAGTCATAGTTATGCCTGGTTATAGTTTTTGAAAAAAAGGATGTCAGCATGAGTTAGCGTAGGGACGCAAAGCATTGCATCCTTACACGTCACCCATTTGAGATGTTGTAAAGACTTTGTGAATTGGAATTTATTTGCTGGTCAAGATAATTTGGTAAAGCACACCTTATAAATTTTTAAAAGTTCAATGCCAACATTAGATAGAGTGCAATCTGTTTAATGTTGCTTTTAAATCTTTATATTTAGCCAGGGTGCATTTACCCAATATAAAATTAGGGTATAAATACCGAATTTAAGAATAAATATCTAATAAAGTAACAATAAATATTTTTAAATAAAGAATAATTAAGTATATAAACAAGTATTTCTTTATACTTAATAATCTAGCCGTTCCTAACATGGGAGAACCTCACACAAATTGTAGATGCCAGCTTGAATAAGCAGCAAAAAAGACTTGAATAACTTATTCAAGTCTTTTTTTACTAATATCCAGCAGAAATATTCAAAATATTTAAGGCATATAATAGCATCAAACCTGGAAAATATAGTCTTTAATGTCTAATTTGCGGGAACTTTCTGCAAAATAAATCAAAAACCTATTTTTTCACAGCTTTGATAACTCTAGAACTTGCACACAACAGCTAAAAACATAATGTGTATAAAGATTTTACTCCCCTCCCCCTGTATTAGTAAGACAGGGGGTGAGGATGGGGTTACAAGAGATTTGTCGGACTCATATTAAACTGATTGTAGATATTGTTTGGCTTCAAGAGCGATCGCTTCTACTTCATCATTCACCAGCGTCTCTAGGATAGACTTAGCCTCTGCACCACCCAAACGTCCCAAAGCTTGGGCAACACGATAACGAATTTGCCAATCGGAACTGGTAGCATACGGAGCTAATAAGGGAACTGCTTGATTATTTCCCAACTCACCAAGAGAACTAATTGCAGCCGTTTGCACTAATTCCACATCTGAAGATAGTGCTTCTTTGAGTAGTTCAAACGATCGCGGATCTCCCATTTCTCCCAAAGCCGCAATAATACTGAATTGCACTAACCATTCTGGGGTGTTGTGATAAAGCTGCTGTAAATCATCAAAAGCAGCTTGTAATTTCAACGCACCTAAACAGTCGGCGGCTGCGGCTTGCACATCAGCTTCTGGATCTGTTAATAAACCGCGCAGTATATCTAACGATAAATCTAAATCCTGAGCGCCTAATGTATCGAACTGACTAACTGCTGAATACCTCACACGGGAATTACTGTCAGTAACAGCCACTTGCACTAACTCAAAAGCGATCGCAGGTTCTAAATCACGGATCTGATTTACCGCACGTAAGCGCTCACCTAAATCTTCAGAACTGAGTGATTCTCTCACCGACTCAGGGTTAATACTCATTTAGCTATCCTAATTTATGAACTTATTG
Above is a genomic segment from Nostoc sp. MS1 containing:
- a CDS encoding pre-peptidase C-terminal domain-containing protein encodes the protein MTDNAGNTLTTARKLTLSSSLQTFTDRVDSTDPNDFYSFSLSARSSLNIAVDGLSANADVQLIKDTNSNGLVDSGEVISGSYRTGSSSESLRPTLDAGNYFIRVYSNTGDTNYNLKVFQNFAPTSLDFKLNSTSLKATDTLTINSGWVLDSNGVSDLSRVDFRIQRANGSWIDVADANTFTADPNNSNRASFGYSLSLNSLNLTAGTYTLQAIAYDQTGAASNTVRLGLNVDNPGLTLTTDKKISPTVNIQTFTDKVDSTNINDFYSFSLNARGNLNIAVDGLSANADVQIIRDANSNGLFDGGEVITGSYKTGSNSESIRTTLDSGNYFIRVYSQAGTTNYNLKIFENFAPTSLDFKLDNTSLNPTDTLSVNSAWVSDSNGVSDLSRVDFRIQKADGTWLNVADATSFTADSSNANKASFNYSLSLGSLNLADGTYSLQGIAYDKTGAASNTIQQTFTLTTAATNTATDTAVDDWFSKNILDQQLITLTRNLATDGLLSRQDMLSIFRNVEDNSAIDANEVKDLKTLLGTSTPFTLQDPVKWLSTQVANSATVDMSASNFESKVGQWFLGTVAPTPVFNGKNLTYTVVQGTLFGTANEARIGDIDQGGLGDCAFLAALGATFGRQSDDSGNKSSSVINNMITDNGDNTYTVRFYSTTIFEPGEAQYVTVDRRIATSVAAKRNNNVLWVALVEKAYAQWREWRDGKAGYNLIGNGDSLSRPLQFITGNKFTTADPTNINCFSAIDAALANGKAVTTATIGSGTTYIVGDHAYSVTNVYTSTNGEKRFVVRNPWGVDGRTISGTNDGFIDLSFEEFSKSFNYGVVIA
- the nblB gene encoding phycobilisome degradation protein NblB, coding for MSINPESVRESLSSEDLGERLRAVNQIRDLEPAIAFELVQVAVTDSNSRVRYSAVSQFDTLGAQDLDLSLDILRGLLTDPEADVQAAAADCLGALKLQAAFDDLQQLYHNTPEWLVQFSIIAALGEMGDPRSFELLKEALSSDVELVQTAAISSLGELGNNQAVPLLAPYATSSDWQIRYRVAQALGRLGGAEAKSILETLVNDEVEAIALEAKQYLQSV